A region of Micromonospora sp. WMMD882 DNA encodes the following proteins:
- a CDS encoding ATP-grasp domain-containing protein, giving the protein MTVFKHVLVVAGARDVTPVLRRLDPAASITTLVATQRLAKVRHPTGSARVIALDEAADPAEWVALAQCVHRRQPIEAVGAFGEFDQDRAAAIASALGLPFHPEEVVAAVYDKVAMRRRLSAAGVEEVPSTTVSTVEELRRFADQHGLPLILKPRRGTGSLGIVRVDDPADLAEGFGRAVRSAPPGSPIVVEPFLVGVEVSVEAISEQGEHRVVGVTRKIKDDNFVELGHVVREPGPDDGRVVAHVRQALDALGITHGPTHTELILTDDGPRVVETHVRAGGDQIPALLAAAAGIDLVELAVRQVLGERVLPRLDALLAAPDRPRRAGAIRYLTPPRSGRLVSVEHTGQAEALPLVTGCTLLKDPGDELTAPIRDSVDRVGYCTAVADDGPTAEEAARRAVDTLTVTVAPA; this is encoded by the coding sequence ATGACGGTGTTCAAGCACGTGCTCGTCGTGGCCGGCGCCCGGGACGTCACGCCGGTGCTGCGTCGCCTCGACCCCGCCGCCAGCATCACCACTCTCGTCGCGACACAACGACTGGCCAAGGTCCGCCACCCCACCGGTTCCGCGCGGGTGATCGCTCTCGACGAGGCCGCCGACCCGGCGGAGTGGGTGGCGCTCGCGCAGTGCGTGCACCGGCGGCAGCCGATCGAGGCCGTCGGGGCGTTCGGCGAGTTCGACCAGGACCGCGCGGCGGCCATCGCGTCCGCGCTGGGACTGCCGTTCCACCCTGAAGAGGTCGTCGCGGCGGTGTACGACAAGGTGGCGATGCGCCGCCGGCTCAGCGCCGCCGGTGTCGAGGAGGTGCCCTCGACGACCGTCTCCACAGTCGAGGAGCTGCGCCGTTTCGCCGACCAGCACGGGCTCCCGCTGATCCTCAAACCGCGTCGCGGCACCGGCAGCCTCGGCATCGTGCGGGTCGACGATCCCGCCGACCTGGCGGAAGGGTTCGGCCGGGCGGTCCGGTCCGCGCCGCCCGGATCCCCGATCGTGGTCGAGCCGTTCCTGGTCGGCGTCGAGGTGAGCGTCGAGGCCATCTCGGAGCAGGGTGAGCACCGGGTCGTCGGCGTCACCCGCAAGATCAAGGACGACAACTTCGTCGAGCTGGGGCACGTGGTCCGCGAGCCCGGCCCCGACGACGGCCGGGTGGTCGCCCACGTGCGGCAGGCCCTGGACGCCCTGGGGATCACCCACGGCCCGACCCACACCGAGCTGATCCTCACCGACGACGGGCCCCGGGTGGTGGAGACCCACGTCCGGGCCGGCGGAGACCAGATCCCCGCCCTGCTGGCCGCGGCGGCCGGCATCGACCTGGTGGAGCTGGCCGTCCGGCAGGTGCTCGGCGAACGGGTGCTGCCGCGCCTCGACGCGTTGCTGGCCGCGCCCGACCGGCCACGCCGGGCCGGCGCCATCCGGTACCTGACGCCGCCCCGGTCCGGGCGGCTCGTCTCGGTGGAGCACACCGGGCAGGCCGAGGCGTTGCCCCTCGTCACCGGGTGCACGCTCCTCAAGGATCCGGGCGACGAGCTGACCGCCCCCATCCGGGACTCCGTCGACCGGGTCGGCTACTGCACCGCCGTGGCGGACGACGGCCCGACGGCCGAGGAGGCCGCCCGACGGGCCGTCGACACGCTCACCGTCACCGTCGCGCCGGCCTGA
- a CDS encoding TauD/TfdA family dioxygenase codes for MSGDDFSGESIVRNHVDAGGRSLDALVAEARATLDRDRIVLIRDFPLDPDRYLAFLGRFGTPLANYSSRSDLAKDDPHPQINRVKYKPKGQYVKQSVHYVGGELRPHSARSWCDPRPAYFAMLMVEPGWRDTPEGQRGESVVLAWRRLFEELAARDGETFEAHLAHLTGTPVTFEANNVREELSHLPLCYPLADAAGPLDLGVRMKQDIQDKLPGLRDQIADYEGYRRALDYVIENAAEEKFQACFPMDSGDLLLLDNNRFAHGRRKIVGERPQDGGTAVNNRELWSVTVA; via the coding sequence ATGTCTGGCGACGACTTCTCCGGCGAGAGCATCGTCCGTAACCACGTCGATGCCGGCGGCAGGTCACTCGACGCGCTCGTCGCCGAGGCACGCGCGACGCTCGACCGCGACCGCATCGTCCTGATCCGTGACTTTCCGCTCGACCCCGACCGCTACCTGGCCTTCCTGGGCCGGTTCGGCACCCCGTTGGCGAACTACTCGTCCCGCAGCGACCTGGCCAAGGACGACCCGCACCCGCAGATCAACCGGGTCAAGTACAAGCCGAAGGGCCAGTACGTCAAGCAGTCCGTGCACTACGTCGGTGGCGAGCTGCGGCCACACTCCGCGCGTTCCTGGTGCGACCCCCGGCCGGCGTACTTCGCGATGCTGATGGTCGAGCCGGGCTGGCGGGACACGCCGGAGGGGCAGCGCGGCGAGTCGGTGGTGCTGGCCTGGCGGCGGCTGTTCGAGGAGTTGGCGGCCCGGGACGGCGAGACGTTCGAGGCGCACCTGGCCCACCTCACCGGCACCCCGGTCACCTTCGAGGCCAACAACGTCCGTGAGGAGCTGTCGCACCTGCCGCTGTGCTACCCGCTCGCCGACGCCGCCGGTCCGCTCGACCTGGGCGTACGGATGAAGCAGGACATCCAGGACAAGCTTCCGGGTCTGCGTGACCAGATCGCCGACTACGAGGGCTACCGGCGCGCCCTGGACTACGTGATCGAGAACGCCGCCGAGGAGAAGTTCCAGGCGTGCTTCCCGATGGACAGCGGTGACCTGCTGCTGCTGGACAACAACCGGTTCGCGCACGGCCGCCGGAAGATCGTCGGCGAGCGCCCGCAGGACGGCGGCACCGCGGTCAACAACCGGGAGCTGTGGAGCGTCACCGTCGCCTGA
- a CDS encoding isocitrate lyase/phosphoenolpyruvate mutase family protein, with protein sequence MSKASSLADLFQRSSLDFLMGAHDALSAQIAQECGFPGVWVSGLGLSASSGLRDSNELSWTQVMERTELLADRVSVPALVDLDTGYGDFNNVRLVMRRLQRADVGGGCIEDKLFPKTNSFVGSEQELADPHEFCGRIKAAKDTVGDDVFLVARCEALVAGRSMTEAVDRCGRYAEAGADAVLIHSKMTSPDEILNFMASWDRRVPVVIVPTKYSKVPAEVFERAGISVAIWANQTLRAAIRSMEQLCMALREQRTMLHLEGEIADLSRVFDLTNNAELELAKELYASPPAESPLNTLADDGDAAGDQLVGAGPTSA encoded by the coding sequence ATGAGCAAGGCCAGCAGCCTCGCCGACCTGTTCCAGCGTTCCTCGCTGGACTTCCTGATGGGAGCGCACGACGCCCTGTCCGCGCAGATCGCGCAGGAGTGCGGCTTTCCCGGTGTGTGGGTCTCGGGGCTCGGGCTCTCGGCGTCCAGCGGCCTGCGGGACTCCAACGAGCTCTCCTGGACCCAGGTCATGGAGCGCACCGAGCTGCTGGCGGACCGGGTCTCGGTGCCGGCGCTCGTAGATCTCGACACCGGCTACGGTGACTTCAACAACGTCCGGCTGGTGATGCGCAGGCTGCAACGGGCCGACGTGGGCGGCGGGTGCATCGAGGACAAGCTGTTCCCGAAGACCAACTCGTTCGTCGGCTCCGAACAGGAACTGGCCGACCCGCACGAGTTCTGCGGCCGGATCAAGGCGGCCAAGGACACCGTCGGGGACGACGTCTTCCTGGTGGCCCGGTGCGAGGCGCTGGTCGCCGGCCGCTCGATGACCGAGGCCGTCGACAGGTGCGGCCGGTACGCCGAGGCGGGCGCCGACGCCGTCCTGATCCACTCGAAGATGACCTCACCCGACGAGATCCTCAACTTCATGGCCTCGTGGGACCGACGCGTCCCGGTGGTGATCGTGCCGACCAAGTACTCGAAGGTCCCCGCGGAGGTCTTCGAGCGGGCCGGGATCTCGGTGGCGATCTGGGCGAACCAGACCCTGCGGGCGGCGATCCGCAGCATGGAACAGCTCTGTATGGCCCTGCGCGAGCAGCGCACGATGCTGCACCTGGAAGGCGAGATCGCCGACCTGTCGCGGGTGTTCGACCTGACCAACAACGCCGAGCTGGAGCTGGCCAAGGAGCTGTACGCGAGCCCCCCGGCGGAGAGCCCACTGAACACGCTGGCCGACGACGGCGACGCCGCCGGGGACCAGTTGGTCGGCGCGGGCCCGACATCGGCCTGA
- a CDS encoding alpha/beta fold hydrolase, translating into MSLPHAPGVPSAPTDLAAPTDLAAPGVQTAPGDPGVVGGPAGAVGELNGQPAMSADGRHVAWLSSGAAGTRLVLYDVAARRPYASLPVAARRARAFTWSRLPGVGIAVADPTGSENWSLYRVRVDTGEWDALGPPVGAQSRVVRLSPRRPDSVLVATNGRDPRFHDYDLVSLRTGDRRRLLANAGYAAAYFDDEFALRLVETVDGDGARTFWHGDPAGGRRFLRVPHEDALTARLLRFAGDGRTVYAVLPAGDDAVRLVGLRCVADEPATVEETLLTARRADIDRVLTAPGTGRPELAQVERFRPRTVALAPALAPVLTALRARLGDEPTVLQRHEDGRLWLVAVRRPETDVRYFCYQPHDDALWPLSQARPDGRPLAISCRPVDVPVRDGRRSVAYLTVPRRRAPHGPAPAVLLVHGGPWRRSRWEYAERRGWLAALGYTVIEPNFRGSTGFGRGWVNAGDRQWGAAMRDDLLDALDWAVRRGVCDPDRVGLVGGSYGGYAALQLAASADRLFRCVVATSPVTDLPAFLESPPPYWRSAAPMLRRRIGDPADPAQRAALDAVSPVRHADRIRCPVLLVHGLNDSRLPAEMTTRMFMALAHADRDASMALFPDEGHEIVGAANRLAVANLLAGFLARHLPVPGSSAPPTSAPEPSVPEASAPPTSVPTAGRVPAGSTLKLFHTPRHQRVNADPTGQKVRP; encoded by the coding sequence GTGAGCCTCCCGCACGCGCCGGGCGTCCCGTCCGCGCCGACCGACCTGGCCGCGCCGACCGACCTGGCCGCGCCGGGCGTCCAGACCGCGCCGGGCGATCCGGGCGTGGTGGGCGGCCCGGCCGGCGCGGTCGGGGAGCTCAACGGACAGCCCGCCATGAGCGCCGACGGCCGGCACGTCGCCTGGCTGTCCAGCGGCGCGGCGGGCACCCGGCTGGTGCTCTACGACGTGGCGGCCCGGCGGCCGTACGCCAGTCTGCCGGTCGCGGCCCGGCGGGCGCGGGCCTTCACCTGGTCGCGGCTGCCCGGCGTCGGTATCGCGGTGGCCGATCCCACCGGCAGCGAGAACTGGTCGCTGTACCGGGTCCGGGTCGACACGGGGGAGTGGGACGCGCTCGGGCCACCCGTCGGGGCGCAGAGCCGCGTGGTCCGGCTGAGCCCGCGGCGACCGGACTCTGTGCTGGTGGCCACGAACGGGCGCGACCCCCGGTTCCACGACTACGACCTGGTGTCGCTGCGTACCGGTGACCGTCGCCGGCTGCTCGCGAACGCCGGGTACGCGGCGGCCTACTTCGACGACGAGTTCGCGCTCCGGCTGGTGGAGACGGTCGACGGCGACGGCGCGCGGACGTTCTGGCACGGCGACCCGGCCGGCGGGCGACGGTTCCTGCGGGTGCCGCACGAGGACGCGTTGACCGCCCGGCTGCTGCGTTTCGCCGGGGACGGCCGGACCGTCTACGCCGTGCTGCCGGCCGGTGACGACGCCGTGCGGCTGGTCGGCCTGCGCTGCGTCGCCGACGAGCCGGCCACGGTGGAGGAGACGCTGCTGACGGCGCGGCGGGCCGACATCGACCGGGTCCTGACCGCGCCGGGGACCGGCCGGCCGGAGCTGGCGCAGGTGGAACGCTTCCGACCCCGTACGGTCGCGCTGGCCCCCGCGCTCGCGCCGGTCCTCACCGCGCTCCGGGCCCGACTCGGCGACGAGCCCACCGTGCTGCAACGGCACGAGGACGGTCGGCTGTGGCTGGTGGCCGTGCGCCGACCCGAGACGGACGTTCGGTACTTCTGCTACCAGCCGCACGACGACGCGTTGTGGCCGTTGTCGCAGGCCCGGCCGGACGGCCGACCGCTGGCGATCTCGTGTCGCCCGGTCGACGTCCCGGTGCGGGACGGCCGGCGCAGCGTGGCCTACCTGACCGTGCCGAGACGACGTGCGCCGCACGGCCCGGCCCCGGCGGTCCTGCTGGTCCACGGCGGTCCGTGGCGGCGCAGCCGATGGGAGTACGCCGAGCGGCGTGGCTGGCTGGCGGCTCTCGGTTACACGGTGATCGAGCCGAACTTCCGTGGTTCGACGGGCTTCGGTCGGGGCTGGGTCAACGCCGGTGACCGGCAGTGGGGCGCGGCGATGCGGGACGACCTGCTCGACGCGCTCGACTGGGCGGTCCGCCGGGGCGTGTGCGACCCCGACCGGGTCGGCCTGGTCGGGGGCAGCTACGGCGGGTACGCGGCCCTCCAGCTCGCCGCCAGCGCCGACCGCCTGTTCCGGTGCGTGGTGGCCACCTCGCCCGTCACCGACCTGCCGGCGTTCCTGGAGTCGCCGCCGCCGTACTGGCGTTCGGCCGCGCCCATGCTGCGCCGTCGGATCGGCGACCCGGCGGATCCGGCCCAGCGGGCGGCCCTCGACGCGGTGTCGCCGGTGCGGCACGCCGACCGGATCCGCTGCCCGGTGCTGCTGGTCCACGGTCTGAACGACAGTCGGTTGCCGGCGGAGATGACCACCAGGATGTTCATGGCGCTGGCCCACGCCGACCGGGACGCCAGCATGGCCCTGTTCCCCGACGAGGGGCACGAGATCGTCGGCGCCGCGAACCGGCTGGCCGTCGCCAACCTGCTCGCCGGCTTCCTCGCCCGACACCTGCCCGTGCCCGGGTCCTCCGCGCCGCCGACGTCCGCGCCGGAGCCGTCCGTGCCGGAAGCGTCCGCGCCGCCGACGTCCGTGCCGACAGCGGGCCGGGTGCCGGCGGGATCGACGCTCAAGCTCTTCCACACCCCGCGTCACCAGCGGGTGAACGCCGATCCGACCGGACAGAAGGTGCGCCCGTGA
- a CDS encoding aminotransferase class I/II-fold pyridoxal phosphate-dependent enzyme: MTLDLTWTGSQFLDPATHSRDVLSGLGTVDLTTKDDTWADRVAEAVGGYFTVPEPWIRVGAGTTQLIEVLLRELHRGVVVDVVPNFHLAATVARQEGWTYHSVPVREPAELLPALAPYLGRADVTISMSSPRNPLGYQFDLADVEVLLRRAAGPVILDEVYADFAPDSALRLLGAHPNLYVARTFSKAWGLATLRAGFVASAAFADPARQVSRRSLPNSVSGITQRAVRHLLAHPEVVRESIAAAQRARESMLAGFARIAGARVWPSAANYVCLETPLAGPVAEALATAGYRARLLHDLRGYPESWPPGIRLSVPPQPHLDAVVACVAACHDGVEPVAEVVPPTRAAR, translated from the coding sequence ATGACGCTCGACCTGACCTGGACGGGCAGCCAGTTCCTGGACCCCGCCACGCACAGCCGGGACGTCCTCTCCGGCCTGGGGACGGTCGACCTGACCACCAAGGACGACACCTGGGCCGACCGGGTCGCCGAGGCGGTCGGCGGGTACTTCACGGTCCCGGAGCCGTGGATCCGGGTGGGCGCCGGCACGACGCAGCTCATCGAGGTGCTGCTGCGCGAGCTGCACCGGGGCGTCGTCGTCGACGTGGTGCCCAACTTCCACCTCGCGGCCACGGTGGCCCGGCAGGAGGGGTGGACGTACCACAGCGTGCCGGTCCGGGAGCCGGCCGAGCTGCTGCCCGCCCTGGCGCCGTACCTCGGCCGCGCCGACGTCACCATCTCGATGTCCTCGCCGCGCAACCCGCTCGGTTACCAGTTCGACCTGGCCGACGTCGAGGTCCTGCTGCGTCGGGCGGCGGGCCCGGTGATCCTCGACGAGGTGTACGCCGACTTCGCCCCGGACTCCGCGCTGCGGCTGCTCGGGGCGCACCCCAACCTGTACGTCGCGCGGACCTTCTCCAAGGCGTGGGGGCTGGCGACCCTGCGGGCCGGGTTCGTCGCCTCCGCCGCCTTCGCCGACCCGGCGCGGCAGGTCTCCCGTCGGTCGCTGCCCAACAGCGTCTCGGGCATCACCCAGCGCGCGGTACGTCACCTGTTGGCACATCCGGAGGTCGTCCGGGAGAGCATCGCCGCCGCGCAGCGTGCCCGCGAGTCGATGCTGGCCGGGTTCGCCCGGATCGCCGGGGCGCGGGTCTGGCCGTCCGCGGCCAACTACGTCTGCCTGGAGACCCCGCTCGCCGGGCCGGTGGCCGAGGCGCTGGCGACCGCCGGGTACCGGGCCCGACTGCTGCACGACCTGCGCGGGTACCCGGAGAGCTGGCCGCCCGGGATCCGGCTGTCGGTGCCGCCGCAGCCGCACCTGGACGCGGTGGTGGCCTGCGTCGCGGCCTGTCACGACGGGGTGGAGCCGGTCGCCGAGGTGGTCCCGCCAACTCGGGCGGCCCGGTGA
- a CDS encoding sulfite exporter TauE/SafE family protein, translating into MDEILLLAAVALLAVVQSVFGVGLLLFGTPLLLMAGYSYLELLYVLLPASATLSTLQLVFDHSVRPREVGGYALWVVPAILVGTVTSLLYLTGLDIRIPVAVLLAVTGVLRLSRWTRQRLQTACVAAGRPALSLIALAHGLTNMGGGLLAVYAGALSDQKREVHRTVAVVYLLFAGSQLVALYVLHGPPTPDPRLLMSTVGVAVPYLLLGRRVFQAMSDRRYQAAFSAFMLCCAGVLTWQAAQ; encoded by the coding sequence ATGGACGAGATCCTGCTCCTCGCCGCGGTGGCGCTGCTGGCGGTGGTCCAGTCGGTGTTCGGGGTCGGCCTGCTGCTCTTCGGCACGCCCCTGCTGCTGATGGCCGGCTACTCCTACCTCGAACTGCTCTACGTCCTGCTGCCGGCGTCGGCCACGTTGAGCACGCTGCAACTGGTCTTCGACCACTCGGTACGGCCGCGCGAGGTCGGTGGCTACGCGCTGTGGGTGGTGCCGGCGATCCTGGTGGGCACGGTGACGTCACTGCTCTACCTGACCGGCCTCGACATCCGGATTCCGGTGGCGGTGCTGCTCGCCGTCACCGGGGTGCTGCGGCTGAGCCGCTGGACCCGGCAGAGGTTGCAGACGGCGTGCGTGGCGGCCGGTCGGCCGGCGTTGAGCCTGATCGCCCTCGCGCACGGGCTGACCAACATGGGCGGCGGCCTGCTGGCCGTGTACGCGGGCGCGCTCAGCGACCAGAAACGCGAGGTCCACCGGACGGTGGCGGTGGTCTACCTGCTGTTCGCCGGGAGCCAACTGGTGGCGCTGTACGTCCTGCACGGCCCGCCGACGCCGGATCCGCGTCTGCTCATGTCGACGGTCGGCGTGGCCGTGCCGTACCTGCTGCTGGGCCGGCGGGTGTTCCAGGCCATGTCGGACCGCCGGTACCAGGCCGCCTTCTCCGCCTTCATGCTGTGCTGCGCGGGCGTGCTCACCTGGCAGGCCGCGCAGTGA
- the aepY gene encoding phosphonopyruvate decarboxylase codes for MIDPAWFLSELTRHRVGCVTGVPCSYVSGLYTLLEGEQRYVSATNEAESVAIAAGVWLGGSQAVALCQNSGLGNMTNPLSSLAVPYRIPVLLGVSRRGWPAGADEPQHALMGRITPELLGLLEVATETLDPAPEVAAQQIEVAVQRCADRRSAALVIEKGLFDNVVPTPAVPPVGVRPPAAAHTLSGGARPRRADVIAAHLALEPARVTVATTGYTGRELYGMDDRDSHFYMAGSMGCAAGIGVGLATTGHPVTVLDGDGALLMRLGSLATVGRYVRSPYLHVVLDNGRHESTGGQHTNGAAVDFAAVAVACGYRAAWRCDGIDAVREALRRAVQVTDGPVLVHCRVEAGTSGALPRPRQRLDDLAARLRAHLSRKHVPASVPL; via the coding sequence GTGATCGACCCAGCCTGGTTCCTGTCCGAGCTGACCCGACACCGGGTCGGCTGCGTCACCGGCGTGCCCTGTTCGTACGTCTCGGGCCTGTACACCCTCCTCGAAGGTGAGCAGCGGTACGTCTCGGCGACCAACGAGGCGGAGTCGGTGGCGATCGCCGCCGGCGTCTGGCTCGGCGGCTCGCAGGCGGTCGCGCTGTGCCAGAACTCCGGCCTGGGCAACATGACCAATCCGCTCAGCTCCCTCGCGGTCCCGTACCGGATCCCGGTGCTCCTCGGGGTGTCGCGGCGCGGCTGGCCGGCCGGCGCCGACGAGCCGCAGCACGCCCTGATGGGTCGGATCACGCCGGAGCTGCTCGGTCTGCTGGAGGTGGCCACCGAGACCCTCGACCCCGCGCCGGAGGTGGCGGCGCAGCAGATCGAGGTGGCGGTCCAGCGGTGCGCCGACCGGCGTTCCGCCGCCCTGGTCATCGAGAAGGGTCTGTTCGACAACGTCGTCCCGACGCCGGCCGTACCGCCGGTCGGGGTACGTCCGCCCGCGGCGGCGCACACGCTGTCCGGCGGGGCCCGGCCCCGGCGGGCCGACGTGATCGCGGCCCACCTGGCGCTGGAACCGGCCCGGGTCACCGTGGCCACCACCGGTTACACGGGTCGTGAGCTGTACGGCATGGACGACCGGGACAGTCACTTCTACATGGCCGGCTCGATGGGCTGCGCGGCCGGCATCGGGGTCGGCCTCGCCACCACCGGCCATCCGGTGACCGTTCTCGACGGGGACGGCGCGCTGCTGATGCGGCTCGGCTCCCTCGCCACGGTCGGCCGGTACGTGCGTTCGCCCTACCTGCACGTCGTCCTGGACAACGGCCGGCACGAGTCGACAGGTGGCCAGCACACGAACGGCGCCGCCGTCGACTTCGCCGCGGTGGCCGTGGCCTGCGGTTACCGGGCGGCGTGGCGGTGCGACGGCATCGACGCGGTACGGGAGGCGCTGCGCCGGGCCGTCCAGGTGACGGACGGGCCGGTGCTGGTGCACTGTCGCGTCGAGGCCGGAACCAGCGGCGCCCTGCCCCGTCCCCGGCAGCGCCTGGACGACCTCGCGGCGCGGCTGCGCGCCCACCTGAGCCGAAAGCACGTCCCCGCGTCCGTCCCGCTCTGA
- a CDS encoding AMP-binding protein: protein MTTTATSGSTLDPVQETGRLHEAWARRSATIDDPLADLLRHLHAEVPYYRGGRAGRLAGLPVVDRALHRARGDEFRAVGTTPAYTITSSGSTGEPLAVGLDEAAWYAVNYHFFSQIVELAGVPTETFHPGAVAVAFVSNKPSRRAFVRPLPGLRHGLYARVQLDAPADRLAALFDRLRPPVLYGKPTYLLDLRQALLRAGVDRPTWTPRLLLTSGEPLHRDDRARLTGYFGAPLVDALASTEGGLIAATRPDEPEYDVFGDNVRLEVRTDGGPVAATGEGELLVTNLVYRDTVFARYRTGDRAVLAPGRVDGAQRLARLWGREPREVRFRTGTVPADTLTDRLGLLPGLADFQVRTAPSGAVLRWTPDDVPADPEPALREVMAELLPGEDVRYERCARITPPGGKKRRFV from the coding sequence ATGACGACCACCGCCACCTCCGGGTCTACCCTGGATCCGGTACAGGAGACCGGCCGCCTGCACGAGGCCTGGGCGCGCCGGTCGGCGACGATCGACGATCCGCTCGCCGACCTGCTGCGGCACCTGCACGCCGAGGTGCCGTACTACCGGGGCGGTCGGGCCGGGCGGCTCGCCGGGCTGCCGGTCGTCGACCGCGCGCTGCACCGGGCGCGCGGCGACGAGTTCCGGGCGGTCGGGACGACGCCGGCCTACACCATCACCTCCAGCGGCAGCACCGGCGAGCCGTTGGCGGTGGGCCTCGACGAGGCGGCGTGGTACGCGGTCAACTACCACTTCTTCTCCCAGATCGTCGAGCTCGCCGGCGTGCCGACGGAGACCTTCCACCCCGGCGCGGTGGCTGTCGCGTTCGTCAGCAACAAGCCGTCCCGCCGGGCGTTCGTCCGACCGCTGCCCGGGCTGCGGCACGGCCTGTACGCGCGGGTCCAGCTCGACGCGCCGGCCGACCGCCTGGCCGCGCTGTTCGACCGGCTCCGGCCACCCGTCCTGTACGGCAAGCCCACCTACCTGCTCGACCTGCGACAGGCGCTGCTGCGGGCCGGGGTCGACCGCCCGACCTGGACGCCCCGGCTGCTGCTGACCAGCGGTGAGCCGTTGCACCGGGACGACCGGGCGAGGCTCACCGGCTACTTCGGCGCGCCGCTTGTGGACGCGCTCGCCTCCACCGAGGGCGGGTTGATCGCGGCCACCCGTCCCGACGAGCCGGAGTACGACGTGTTCGGCGACAACGTCCGGCTCGAGGTGCGTACCGACGGGGGTCCGGTCGCCGCCACCGGGGAGGGCGAGCTGCTGGTGACGAACCTGGTCTACCGCGACACGGTGTTCGCGCGGTACCGCACCGGCGACCGGGCGGTGCTCGCTCCCGGGCGGGTCGACGGCGCGCAGCGGCTCGCCCGGCTGTGGGGCCGCGAGCCGCGGGAGGTCCGGTTCCGCACCGGCACGGTGCCCGCCGACACCCTCACCGACCGGCTCGGTCTCCTGCCGGGCCTGGCGGACTTCCAGGTACGGACGGCGCCGTCCGGCGCGGTGCTGCGGTGGACGCCCGACGACGTCCCCGCCGACCCCGAGCCGGCGTTGCGGGAGGTCATGGCCGAGCTGCTACCGGGAGAGGACGTCCGGTACGAGCGGTGCGCCCGGATCACGCCGCCGGGCGGCAAGAAACGGAGATTCGTATGA